In Panicum virgatum strain AP13 chromosome 4N, P.virgatum_v5, whole genome shotgun sequence, a single window of DNA contains:
- the LOC120670913 gene encoding fasciclin-like arabinogalactan protein 2: protein MRLAGVVAASAVLLLVLAASPSCHGASSHNITDILAAHPNLTEFNAALTSTGAAAEIDRRRLTSITVLAVDNAVMAQLKAQQLQPKDLEHVIYLHVLLDYFDAAKLASIQGGSAEETSLYQATGKAQASEGMVSVTVSRGGHAAFALSGPSKALAPAIYLKSIQEAPYDIAVLQVSAPIWSPAPVAGAAAAPRLADLLSKNGCGGFASLLAASDVAAATFERSAGGLTIFCPADKAVSAFLPRFKNLSTEDQIVLLLYHGVAAHYSAQSLKEINGDVNTLATDGSKGYKFNLTVHADGDTVKLSSSSPSAAKVTKTLVDKAPLAVYLIDAVLLPRELLNNGQGRTAPAPAPASSLAHPPPPPPAIAPASPPAHAHTTPPDLAPVVAPAIPPTPRRRPAPSPEDDTPAASPNADDNKPPADQKNNGARDTASWSLGTAVAAVVPVIVLLLLW, encoded by the coding sequence ATGCGTCTCGCCGGAGttgtcgccgcctccgccgtcctcctcctcgtcctcgccgcgTCTCCGTCGTGCCACGGCGCCTCAAGCCACAATATCACGGACATCCTCGCGGCCCACCCGAACCTCACCGAGTTCAACGCCGCGCTGACAAgcaccggcgccgcggcggagatcgaccgccgccgcctcaccaGCATCACCGTCCTCGCCGTCGACAACGCAGTGATGGCGCAGCTCAAGGCGCAGCAACTCCAGCCGAAGGACCTCGAGCACGTGATCTACCTCCACGTCCTCTTGGACTACTTCGATGCCGCCAAGCTCGCTAGCATCCAAGGCGGTTCCGCGGAGGAAACTAGCCTCTACCAGGCCACCGGCAAGGCGCAGGCAAGCGAAGGAATGGTGAGCGTCACCGTGTCCCGCGGCGGGCACGCGGCGTTCGCACTGTCCGGTCCCTCGAAAGCGCTGGCACCCGCGATCTACCTGAAATCTATCCAGGAGGCGCCCTACGACATCGCCGTCCTGCAGGTGAGCGCCCCGATCTGGTCTccggcgccggtggccggggcggcggcggcgccgaggttgGCGGATCTCCTGTCCAAGAACGGGTGCGGGGGCTTCGCCAGCCTCCTTGCCGCGTCTGATGTTGCGGCCGCGACGTTCGAGCGCAGCGCCGGCGGGCTTACCATCTTCTGCCCGGCCGACAAGGCGGTGTCGGCCTTCCTCCCCAGGTTCAAGAACCTCAGCACCGAGGACCAGATCGTGCTCCTGCTGTACCACGGCGTGGCGGCGCACTACTCTGCGCAGTCTCTCAAAGAGATCAATGGCGACGTGAACACACTTGCCACTGACGGATCCAAGGGCTACAAGTTCAACCTCACTGTCCATGCCGACGGGGACACGGTGAAactgtcgtcgtcgtccccgAGCGCGGCCAAGGTGACCAAGACTCTGGTCGACAAGGCGCCCCTCGCCGTCTACCTCATCGACGCCGTGTTGCTGCCAAGGGAGCTGCTCAACAACGGCCAGGGACGCACCGCGCCCGCTCCTGCGCCGGCCTCGTCGCTTGcacatccacctccacctccacctgccATTGCTCCGGCGTCGCCGCCTGCACATGCACATACTACACCGCCAGACCTTGCGCCGGTCGTGGCGCCGGCGATTCCACCTACGCCCAGGCGTCGCCCGGCGCCGTCACCAGAGGACGACACCCCTGCGGCTTCGCCTAACGCCGACGACAACAAGCCGCCTGCAGATCAGAAGAACAACGGAGCGAGGGACACGGCGTCTTGGAGTCTTGGCACGGCAGTGGCCGCCGTGGTGCCGGTgatcgtgctgctgctgctatggtGA